In Halococcus agarilyticus, one genomic interval encodes:
- a CDS encoding glycosyltransferase family 4 protein yields MEIAFVHPEYPRSEGTGAAHSASRIVLELAKRGHDVTVYCTERPPSSEEGDTELPLEFLELSGYPYHSGVRLNQALRSRANEFDAYDLIHSYYSPSTPALAEIGSRTSTATVVTLNAYRGICPKNDLRYLDREPCTSNGVMKCTACSLATSGGHDEYSSAYRTASRLGYLKLVRESGRNADRIDGYHALSPHVKAAYADFGFPRNRIRVIPNMLDETFCREHESDFGEPYELLYVGSLDRHKGVDKLLPILTQLRRRSPREFQLTIVGDGGLRSELEKQARERDLRSAVSFTGQLPNDELPGVYAAHDLFLYPGRWDEPFGRVFLESLAAGTPVVSSDVGSVGDIIGSGGRTTDGTVRDFSRSIIELVENNELPTLSDDAKRTAAEYRAETVVPEFVELYEQVL; encoded by the coding sequence ATGGAGATCGCATTCGTCCATCCGGAATACCCACGGAGCGAAGGAACGGGAGCAGCTCACAGTGCATCGCGGATCGTGCTCGAGTTGGCCAAGCGGGGACACGACGTCACCGTGTACTGCACGGAGCGCCCACCCAGTTCCGAGGAAGGGGACACCGAGCTCCCTCTCGAGTTCCTCGAGCTATCCGGTTACCCGTACCATTCGGGTGTACGACTGAATCAAGCGCTCCGCAGTCGAGCAAACGAGTTCGATGCGTACGACCTGATTCACAGCTATTACTCCCCAAGTACCCCCGCGTTGGCCGAAATCGGGTCACGGACATCGACCGCCACAGTCGTGACGCTGAACGCCTACCGCGGCATCTGCCCGAAAAACGATCTTCGGTACCTGGACCGGGAGCCATGTACGAGCAACGGCGTGATGAAATGTACCGCCTGCTCGCTCGCGACGAGCGGCGGTCACGACGAGTACAGCAGTGCGTACCGCACGGCAAGCAGACTGGGTTACCTCAAACTGGTTCGAGAAAGCGGCCGGAACGCCGATCGGATCGACGGCTATCACGCACTCTCTCCCCACGTCAAGGCAGCGTACGCTGACTTCGGGTTTCCTCGGAATCGTATTCGAGTGATACCCAACATGCTTGACGAGACGTTCTGTCGGGAACACGAGAGCGACTTCGGCGAACCGTACGAACTCCTGTACGTGGGTTCATTGGATAGGCACAAAGGCGTCGACAAGCTGCTCCCGATTCTCACACAGCTCCGTCGGCGATCGCCACGTGAGTTTCAGTTGACCATCGTCGGGGACGGCGGACTCCGTTCGGAACTCGAAAAGCAAGCGAGGGAACGAGACCTCCGTTCTGCCGTCTCGTTCACCGGTCAGCTCCCGAACGACGAACTGCCGGGCGTGTACGCTGCCCACGACCTGTTTCTCTATCCTGGCCGGTGGGACGAACCGTTCGGACGGGTCTTTCTCGAATCGCTTGCGGCGGGGACGCCGGTAGTTTCCAGCGACGTTGGCAGCGTCGGTGACATCATCGGCAGCGGGGGCCGGACGACGGATGGGACAGTACGCGATTTTTCGCGGTCGATAATCGAGCTCGTGGAGAACAACGAACTGCCCACCCTCTCCGACGACGCAAAACGGACGGCAGCGGAGTACCGGGCCGAGACAGTCGTCCCGGAGTTCGTCGAACTCTACGAACAGGTGCTGTAG
- a CDS encoding glycosyltransferase family 4 protein — translation MGRTKLYPVGSGRLEKIAPALRRAFDVVEPGRDPVPRSLRAVPGLGQAGTLVEYLGPIVSAPAVDGEKPVVLVDSVGLFPLLVGILCEQRDVPFVVRLRGGMWKEFRDRAHTESHLRRHSHNLHKEFVRNRVLSLADRILPVSPFLRAQVAYELEVDLERVRVVHNPLETDRFDATPEGRFKRAIGLDDEKFISAITSFNYRRKYEGIVHFVPAIQRVLEAHSDWHFVIAGAGTAYEEGRERIRERFDEPVRDRVVFTGFYTPIEELLVDADIALHLSFRDAGPMAVLEAQAARTPIVVNTGGGMAGLLDRSVRGTAVVENDDELYHSLNEFVEEPERRRAVGERNRRHIEREFAPETVAAEFRHAIDDMLS, via the coding sequence ATGGGACGAACGAAACTCTACCCGGTCGGATCCGGTCGCCTCGAGAAGATAGCGCCCGCGCTGCGGCGGGCGTTCGACGTCGTCGAACCAGGTCGCGATCCCGTTCCCCGTTCGCTCAGAGCGGTGCCGGGGCTCGGCCAGGCCGGAACGCTCGTCGAGTACCTCGGCCCGATCGTCTCGGCTCCGGCCGTCGACGGCGAGAAGCCCGTCGTTCTGGTCGACTCCGTCGGTCTCTTTCCGTTGCTCGTGGGGATTCTGTGTGAACAGCGGGATGTCCCGTTCGTCGTCCGTCTCCGCGGCGGGATGTGGAAGGAGTTCCGCGACCGCGCCCACACCGAGTCACACCTCCGGCGGCACTCCCACAATCTCCACAAGGAGTTCGTGCGGAACCGGGTGCTGTCGCTGGCCGATCGCATCCTTCCGGTCTCACCGTTCCTCCGGGCTCAGGTCGCCTACGAACTCGAAGTCGATCTCGAACGGGTTCGGGTCGTCCACAACCCGCTCGAAACCGACCGGTTCGACGCCACGCCGGAGGGTCGGTTCAAACGGGCCATCGGGCTGGACGACGAGAAGTTCATCTCGGCGATAACGAGCTTCAACTATCGGCGGAAGTACGAGGGCATCGTCCACTTCGTGCCGGCCATCCAGCGGGTTCTCGAGGCCCATTCGGACTGGCACTTCGTGATCGCCGGTGCCGGAACCGCCTACGAGGAGGGGCGAGAGCGGATCCGCGAGCGGTTCGACGAACCGGTGCGGGACAGAGTCGTCTTCACCGGGTTTTACACACCGATCGAGGAGCTGCTCGTCGACGCGGACATCGCCCTCCACCTCTCCTTTCGGGACGCCGGACCGATGGCCGTGCTCGAAGCCCAGGCGGCGCGAACGCCGATCGTCGTCAACACCGGCGGCGGAATGGCGGGGTTGCTCGACCGGTCCGTCCGCGGGACGGCTGTGGTCGAGAACGACGACGAGCTGTACCACTCGCTGAACGAGTTCGTCGAGGAGCCGGAGCGACGCCGGGCGGTCGGTGAGCGAAACAGACGACACATCGAGCGGGAGTTCGCGCCAGAAACCGTCGCGGCGGAGTTCCGGCACGCGATCGACGACATGCTTTCGTAG
- a CDS encoding oligosaccharide flippase family protein — protein MKRSFVKGFVSILGGNFVSMFVSLLLTPILIRVLGSSQYGQYAVVLSVFGPLMILVNAGLFPGIRKFVGEHPNDPAWRDGLFGFYTRVAIGFAVVGIVAVLVAVLSGVIDVFFGESFRPLFYIVVLMIPLYQFFVLGRGTLMALGLEHYSEPVAALQQLLFKGLGILLVLAGLGVAGALFGYAISLFVAAALCLVFAVRHVELRSVIDPLSLDIERQELLGFNVLSVVHAFLASSLLNADVLLIQFFRGSSQAGYYKAALVVSAFLWFVPRALKTTLLHSTAELWAEDRYDRISARASRLTRYSLVSVMLLVLGLGALADAFVSIYYGASFAPTVTPLLLLLPGTFGFALARPLMAIGQANGSLRTLIAATGSAAVINVVLNFLLIPTYGMSGAAVATSVGYGSMLLFHLAGARVIGYDPLADLRLGRVVASGALTGIVILGLAITIGSDLVSLVVVPPVGLVVYAAASIGTGAIGTTELRTILRQLPLPRVGPLQRLIGSE, from the coding sequence ATGAAACGAAGCTTCGTCAAGGGGTTCGTCTCTATCCTCGGCGGGAACTTCGTCTCGATGTTCGTGTCGCTGCTGCTCACGCCCATCCTGATCAGAGTCCTCGGCAGTTCACAGTACGGCCAGTACGCGGTCGTGCTCTCGGTGTTCGGTCCGCTGATGATTCTCGTCAACGCCGGCCTGTTCCCCGGCATCCGGAAGTTCGTCGGCGAACATCCGAACGACCCCGCGTGGCGCGACGGACTGTTCGGGTTCTACACCCGGGTGGCGATCGGCTTCGCCGTCGTTGGGATCGTCGCCGTCCTCGTCGCGGTCCTCTCGGGGGTCATCGACGTGTTCTTCGGCGAGTCGTTCCGGCCCCTGTTTTACATCGTCGTGCTCATGATCCCGCTGTATCAGTTCTTCGTCCTCGGACGCGGCACTCTCATGGCGCTCGGGCTTGAACACTACTCCGAGCCGGTGGCGGCGCTCCAGCAACTGCTGTTCAAGGGACTCGGCATCCTGCTGGTTCTCGCCGGGCTCGGGGTCGCCGGCGCGCTGTTCGGGTACGCGATCAGTCTGTTCGTGGCGGCAGCCCTCTGTCTGGTGTTCGCCGTACGTCACGTCGAGCTGCGATCCGTGATCGACCCGCTCTCCCTGGACATCGAGAGACAGGAACTGCTCGGGTTCAACGTGCTGTCGGTCGTCCACGCGTTTCTCGCCAGCTCGTTGCTCAACGCGGACGTCCTGCTGATCCAGTTCTTTCGGGGCAGCAGCCAGGCAGGCTACTACAAGGCCGCACTGGTGGTGTCGGCGTTCCTCTGGTTCGTCCCGCGAGCGCTGAAAACCACCCTGTTGCACTCGACCGCCGAGCTCTGGGCCGAGGACAGGTACGACCGGATCTCCGCGCGTGCGAGCCGCCTGACACGGTACTCGCTGGTCTCGGTCATGCTGCTCGTTCTCGGACTGGGGGCGCTCGCTGACGCGTTCGTCTCGATCTACTACGGCGCGAGTTTCGCGCCAACGGTCACGCCGCTTTTGCTGTTGCTCCCCGGCACGTTCGGGTTCGCGCTCGCCCGTCCCCTGATGGCGATCGGCCAGGCGAACGGCAGCCTCCGAACGCTGATCGCTGCGACCGGAAGTGCCGCGGTGATCAACGTCGTCCTGAACTTCCTGTTGATCCCGACGTACGGGATGAGCGGCGCGGCGGTCGCGACCAGCGTCGGCTACGGCTCGATGCTCCTGTTCCATCTCGCCGGCGCACGAGTCATCGGGTACGATCCGCTCGCCGATCTGCGGCTGGGACGCGTCGTCGCGAGCGGCGCGCTCACGGGTATCGTGATCCTCGGTCTCGCGATCACCATCGGCTCGGACCTCGTCTCACTTGTCGTCGTTCCGCCGGTCGGCCTCGTCGTCTACGCTGCGGCGTCGATCGGGACCGGCGCGATCGGAACGACGGAGCTGCGAACGATCCTCCGGCAGCTCCCCCTCCCACGAGTGGGCCCGCTACAACGGTTGATCGGTTCCGAGTGA
- a CDS encoding glycosyltransferase family 4 protein, whose product MSATEPDVLHVITRSDWGGAPRIVNLLAAEAAANTAVACGTGGKLIDELRARDIPVFEQPSLRSPPGPADARAFVDLYRLLRRESFDLVHCHSTKAGMLGRSAAKLAGTPTVFTVHGWGFYNTGYDWAAPIVTRSERLLARSTDAIVCVSENDLAEGRERGIIQHTHSTVIHNGVPPVSVPADRRTLFEEAGIEPGTVVVGAIARLVDQKNPIGIVRIAGELQKRGHDATAVLIGDGPLAADCERYADEHGIEIHLLGFRERALELLLDFDVFVLPSRFEGFPLTVLESLHAGVPVVAYDVGGVGEAIVDGETGFVVAPGDATAFVDRVERLVTDADRRDEMGNRAEAVAASAFTAQRMAAEYDRLYADVLDRA is encoded by the coding sequence ATGAGCGCCACCGAACCGGACGTCCTGCACGTCATCACCCGATCGGACTGGGGGGGCGCGCCGCGCATCGTCAATCTCCTCGCAGCCGAGGCCGCAGCGAACACCGCGGTGGCGTGCGGTACGGGCGGAAAACTCATCGACGAACTGCGGGCACGCGACATCCCGGTGTTCGAGCAACCGTCGCTGCGGAGCCCGCCAGGTCCCGCCGATGCGCGCGCGTTCGTCGACCTGTATCGCCTGCTCCGGCGCGAGTCGTTCGACCTCGTTCACTGTCACAGCACGAAAGCCGGGATGTTGGGCCGCTCCGCCGCGAAGCTCGCGGGAACGCCGACCGTGTTCACGGTCCACGGCTGGGGGTTTTACAACACGGGCTACGACTGGGCGGCACCGATCGTAACACGGAGCGAACGACTTCTCGCGCGGAGTACGGATGCCATCGTCTGTGTCTCGGAGAACGATCTCGCCGAAGGTCGTGAACGCGGTATCATTCAGCACACTCACAGTACGGTGATCCACAACGGCGTGCCGCCGGTATCGGTTCCGGCGGATCGTCGAACCCTCTTCGAGGAAGCCGGGATCGAACCGGGCACCGTCGTGGTCGGTGCGATAGCGCGGCTCGTCGACCAGAAAAACCCGATCGGGATCGTTCGGATCGCGGGCGAACTCCAGAAACGGGGTCACGACGCGACCGCGGTCCTCATCGGCGATGGCCCGCTTGCGGCCGACTGCGAGCGATACGCCGACGAACACGGGATCGAGATCCACCTGCTCGGGTTCCGCGAACGCGCGCTCGAACTCCTCCTCGATTTCGACGTGTTCGTCCTTCCGTCCCGGTTCGAGGGGTTTCCGCTCACCGTCCTCGAATCGCTCCACGCCGGCGTCCCGGTCGTCGCGTACGACGTCGGTGGGGTCGGCGAAGCGATCGTCGATGGCGAGACCGGGTTCGTGGTCGCGCCCGGCGACGCGACCGCGTTCGTCGACCGCGTCGAACGACTCGTCACCGACGCCGATCGACGCGACGAGATGGGGAACCGCGCCGAAGCGGTAGCGGCGAGCGCGTTCACCGCACAGCGGATGGCCGCGGAGTACGATCGACTGTACGCCGACGTTCTCGACAGAGCATGA
- a CDS encoding DapH/DapD/GlmU-related protein, producing the protein MSSRSLVKAIGARVATATGYPPIVRRVINRAPIDDTIRAADDACVERGARLAGDVTLGPGAHVESGSHLSGDVSLAENAHVGPDSKVTGSVSLDRYVNLTADIEFIGGEISVGGFTPVGRRTSFQAIDHSTHRPSTQWKFYAEVLDERLEMVSKGPIRVGSDVWIGMDTTVLSGVEIGHGAVVGAGAVVTGDVEPYAIVAGVPAEHRGWRFDERTREQLLDIAWWEWDEDRMRRNKRFFTTDLREIDDIHGVIE; encoded by the coding sequence ATGTCGAGCCGCTCGCTCGTGAAAGCGATCGGTGCACGGGTAGCGACGGCTACTGGCTATCCGCCCATCGTCCGGCGGGTCATCAACCGTGCGCCGATCGACGATACCATCCGTGCCGCGGACGATGCATGCGTCGAACGCGGCGCACGGCTCGCGGGTGACGTGACGCTCGGTCCAGGAGCGCACGTCGAGTCAGGGAGCCACCTGAGTGGCGACGTGTCGCTGGCCGAGAACGCCCACGTCGGTCCGGACTCGAAGGTCACGGGGTCGGTCTCCCTCGATCGATACGTCAACCTCACTGCGGACATCGAGTTCATCGGGGGCGAGATCAGCGTCGGCGGGTTCACCCCGGTGGGACGACGGACGTCGTTTCAGGCAATCGACCACTCGACGCACAGACCGAGCACCCAATGGAAGTTCTACGCGGAGGTTCTCGACGAACGGCTCGAGATGGTCTCGAAGGGGCCGATCCGCGTCGGCAGCGACGTCTGGATCGGGATGGACACCACCGTTCTCTCGGGTGTGGAGATCGGTCACGGGGCTGTCGTCGGAGCCGGAGCAGTCGTCACTGGAGACGTCGAGCCGTACGCGATCGTCGCCGGCGTTCCGGCCGAGCACAGAGGATGGCGCTTCGACGAACGGACACGGGAACAGTTGCTCGACATAGCGTGGTGGGAGTGGGACGAGGACCGAATGCGGCGAAACAAGCGGTTTTTCACCACCGATCTCCGGGAGATCGACGATATCCACGGTGTGATCGAGTGA
- a CDS encoding DUF4330 family protein codes for MKGIDENGRLFGTVNVIDAVGIVLLIALIVSAGAVFVSVSSTDGGAETSGTASEDATGTVSGNATETGGSNANRSSIVVRFQLLDDAPYIVEAIDEGPVPGNENITAVLGTSRTTPVETGPNTTSNASLRLRLDVTEQQGRVQFEGERLYIGKEVQLDLGDVIVNAIVTDFRTSRTTTTNARTRT; via the coding sequence ATGAAAGGCATCGACGAAAACGGGCGACTGTTCGGGACCGTGAACGTTATCGACGCGGTCGGCATAGTGCTCCTCATCGCTCTGATCGTCTCAGCGGGTGCGGTCTTCGTCTCGGTTTCGTCGACGGACGGTGGGGCCGAGACTTCCGGAACCGCGTCCGAAGACGCCACCGGAACCGTGTCCGGGAACGCCACCGAAACCGGGGGATCGAACGCAAATCGGTCTTCTATAGTTGTCCGATTTCAGTTACTCGACGATGCACCCTATATCGTTGAAGCCATCGACGAGGGGCCGGTTCCGGGCAACGAGAACATCACGGCCGTACTGGGTACGTCCCGAACGACACCCGTCGAGACGGGACCCAACACGACCTCCAACGCGAGTCTCCGGCTCCGGCTCGACGTCACCGAACAGCAGGGTCGTGTGCAGTTCGAAGGCGAGCGGCTCTATATCGGCAAGGAAGTCCAGCTCGACCTCGGTGACGTCATCGTGAACGCCATCGTGACGGATTTCAGGACGAGTCGTACGACGACCACGAACGCACGAACGCGGACCTGA
- a CDS encoding glycosyltransferase, with amino-acid sequence MNAAEEADTARPLVSVVIPAYNDPEGVRVTLESVLAQTYPETSYEIIAVDNGSDDGTQSVIRAFCGQYPDRLSLEIEDEIQGPAAARNAGIRSANGSLLAFIDADMTVEETWLESVVAAMTENDRSYMGCNVELYDDSDEETLVAKYDKTFGFRMERYIEESDFAGTGCLVVRRSVFEEVGTFDDRLRFSADREFGRRVHDAGFDQHFEPSIVMYHSARATVSELIEKSIRTGRGKTHLRTRFPERFETRSLLDPRKYLPPHPVRFYLRATRTEQLSKRDLIGLFAIVYLSKLCRALGELYELAVGHNETLSSKGVQNPSR; translated from the coding sequence ATGAACGCAGCGGAAGAAGCGGACACCGCTCGACCACTGGTTTCGGTGGTCATCCCGGCGTACAACGACCCCGAGGGAGTTCGAGTGACGCTCGAATCGGTTCTCGCGCAGACGTACCCCGAAACATCCTACGAGATCATCGCCGTCGACAACGGCTCTGACGACGGGACGCAGTCGGTGATCAGAGCGTTCTGCGGACAGTATCCCGATCGACTCTCCCTGGAAATCGAAGACGAGATACAGGGTCCCGCTGCTGCCAGGAACGCCGGAATACGAAGCGCGAACGGCTCGCTGCTCGCGTTCATCGATGCCGACATGACCGTCGAGGAGACGTGGCTCGAATCGGTCGTGGCGGCGATGACCGAAAACGACCGGAGCTACATGGGGTGCAACGTCGAACTCTACGACGACAGCGACGAGGAGACTCTCGTTGCGAAATACGACAAGACCTTCGGCTTCCGGATGGAGCGGTACATCGAGGAGAGCGATTTCGCGGGAACTGGCTGTCTGGTGGTTCGGCGGTCGGTGTTCGAGGAAGTCGGAACGTTCGACGATCGACTCCGGTTTTCGGCCGACCGCGAGTTCGGCCGCCGCGTTCACGATGCTGGGTTCGACCAGCACTTCGAACCCAGCATCGTCATGTATCATTCGGCTCGTGCCACTGTCTCTGAGCTGATCGAAAAAAGCATCCGTACTGGTCGTGGTAAAACTCACCTGCGGACACGGTTTCCGGAACGGTTCGAGACGCGAAGCCTGCTCGACCCGCGGAAATATCTCCCGCCGCATCCGGTTCGTTTTTACCTTCGGGCCACCCGAACGGAGCAACTCTCGAAGCGGGATCTCATCGGACTGTTCGCCATCGTTTACCTCAGCAAACTGTGTAGAGCTCTCGGTGAACTGTATGAACTCGCGGTCGGCCACAACGAGACGTTATCCTCGAAAGGAGTGCAGAACCCATCCCGTTGA
- a CDS encoding alkaline phosphatase family protein codes for MDTSSRLGRAINNPVLFFRYANRLYHRRFGRREHNTDGVSVFDEDWDNLLVLDACRYDMFARCSELPGRLERRQSKGSATTEFLSANMDDRDLRDTVYVTANPQLYRNRESIRTTFHDVIHVWQEEGWDEEYGTVLPETVTEYATRTAQEYPDKRLVVHYMQPHYPFIDSGTDFDKGHLTGARRESLWSQLLYGALDADQADVWRIYEANLERALPHVEELMDALDGKTVVTADHGNMVGERAFPIPMREWGHPRGVYTDELITVPWLVREDGPRRKIRRESPVTQSNEVDSEVVADRLRDLGYTE; via the coding sequence ATGGACACGAGTTCACGGCTGGGCCGGGCGATCAACAATCCGGTGCTTTTTTTCCGGTACGCGAACCGACTCTACCACCGGCGGTTCGGTCGTCGTGAACACAATACCGACGGCGTCAGTGTCTTCGATGAAGATTGGGACAACCTCCTCGTTCTTGATGCCTGCCGATACGATATGTTCGCGCGGTGCTCGGAACTACCGGGCCGACTCGAACGCCGCCAGTCGAAAGGCTCCGCGACCACCGAGTTCCTGTCTGCGAACATGGATGATCGTGATCTCCGGGATACCGTCTACGTAACGGCCAATCCGCAACTCTACCGAAACCGTGAGTCAATACGCACGACGTTCCACGACGTGATCCACGTCTGGCAGGAGGAAGGGTGGGACGAGGAGTACGGAACGGTGCTTCCCGAGACGGTGACGGAGTACGCGACGCGTACGGCGCAGGAGTACCCCGACAAACGCCTCGTCGTCCACTACATGCAGCCACACTACCCGTTCATCGATTCGGGAACCGACTTCGACAAGGGACACCTCACCGGCGCGCGACGCGAAAGCCTCTGGAGTCAATTGTTGTACGGCGCGCTCGATGCCGACCAGGCCGACGTCTGGCGGATCTACGAGGCGAACCTGGAGCGCGCGCTACCACACGTCGAGGAGTTGATGGATGCTCTCGACGGAAAAACGGTCGTCACGGCCGACCACGGCAACATGGTGGGCGAGCGCGCGTTCCCGATCCCGATGCGTGAGTGGGGCCACCCACGAGGCGTGTATACCGACGAACTGATCACAGTACCCTGGTTGGTCCGGGAGGACGGTCCTCGGCGGAAGATTCGGCGAGAATCACCCGTCACACAGTCGAACGAGGTAGACAGCGAGGTAGTGGCTGACCGGCTTCGAGATCTGGGCTATACCGAATAG
- a CDS encoding glycosyltransferase family 4 protein translates to MSRSVLIDASPLGGGVSGAGRYAYELLDTLVPMARELRFEIIVPPRDSRNWDIDHWSKRKNVTTTPADIRGVGPRRQLYFLRHSFEYDLFHSLSSYLPLFVRGRSLVTVHDLKYVHFPSYFRGLGSLKHRYITAMIRRSARTADHVLTVSEHTRSDIVTEFDVESENVTVVPHGPGGARTDIDGSSPVDGSYLFFVGSLRPHKNLATLVDAYNELRSRGDGTNVKLAIAGAEYGDSLAELRDRISVPYRKDVEFLGRVDDDTLARLYAHATAFVYPSLYEGFGLPPLEAMGHGTPVIVSNRTSIPEVVDDAGIYIDPTDTSALADALERVLTSESTRDCLRKRGRRRYQEFSWERTASETLAVYEKLIAEEH, encoded by the coding sequence ATGTCACGGTCAGTTCTCATCGACGCTAGTCCTCTTGGAGGAGGGGTTTCCGGGGCGGGCCGATACGCTTACGAACTCCTCGATACACTAGTGCCGATGGCTCGAGAACTTCGTTTCGAAATTATCGTCCCGCCGAGAGACAGCCGGAACTGGGACATCGATCACTGGTCGAAACGAAAGAACGTCACGACGACTCCGGCTGATATCAGGGGTGTCGGTCCCCGGCGACAGTTGTATTTCCTCAGACATTCCTTCGAATACGATTTGTTTCATTCGCTTTCATCGTATCTCCCACTATTCGTCCGGGGGCGGTCTCTCGTCACCGTCCACGATCTGAAATACGTCCACTTTCCCTCGTACTTTCGGGGTCTGGGATCGCTCAAACACCGCTATATCACCGCGATGATTCGGCGAAGCGCTCGTACCGCCGACCACGTTCTTACCGTTTCGGAGCACACCCGCTCTGACATCGTCACGGAGTTCGACGTCGAGAGTGAGAACGTCACAGTCGTTCCACACGGTCCTGGAGGTGCACGGACTGACATCGACGGATCGTCCCCGGTCGATGGTTCGTATCTGTTTTTCGTCGGCTCGCTGCGTCCACATAAGAACCTCGCCACTCTCGTCGACGCCTACAACGAACTTCGGAGTCGGGGTGACGGAACGAATGTGAAGCTGGCTATCGCTGGCGCGGAGTACGGCGATAGCCTCGCCGAGCTACGAGATCGGATATCCGTCCCGTACCGAAAGGACGTTGAGTTTCTCGGCCGAGTTGACGACGATACGTTGGCTCGGCTGTACGCACACGCTACGGCGTTCGTTTATCCTTCCCTGTACGAAGGGTTCGGATTGCCTCCGCTCGAAGCGATGGGACACGGAACGCCCGTCATCGTCTCCAATCGAACCTCGATTCCCGAGGTCGTCGACGACGCTGGTATCTACATTGACCCGACGGACACGTCTGCTCTCGCCGATGCCTTGGAGCGTGTGTTGACCTCCGAATCAACTCGTGACTGCCTGCGAAAACGCGGACGACGGCGATATCAAGAATTCTCATGGGAACGAACGGCGAGCGAGACGCTGGCCGTCTACGAGAAATTGATAGCTGAGGAACATTAG